One genomic region from Prochlorococcus marinus CUG1433 encodes:
- the truA gene encoding tRNA pseudouridine(38-40) synthase TruA, protein MKRVALLIQYDGSCYSGWQRQKNATTVQGILEEALFKITQQVVKTFASGRTDAGVHASGQVVHFDTDWVIPSYSYSDVLNSLLPSTIRILESVEVKESWHACYSAKYRHYRYVINNSKLPNLFINNWSWHRYQKVLDEVLMLKASKTMEGEHDFFAFQKSGSNRINSITKIKNIDIKRVEDLVLVDIKATGFLYGMVRLIVGQLVLVGEKKISPEIFTDRWVNKKKNDVKESAPAKGLCFVNAVYEENVFKKINNNDFFPVFLIKGFS, encoded by the coding sequence TTGAAAAGGGTAGCATTACTAATCCAATACGATGGATCTTGTTATTCGGGCTGGCAAAGGCAAAAAAATGCAACAACAGTTCAGGGAATTCTGGAGGAAGCCCTTTTTAAGATTACTCAGCAAGTCGTAAAAACTTTTGCTTCAGGGAGAACTGATGCTGGGGTCCATGCATCAGGTCAAGTAGTACACTTTGATACTGATTGGGTTATTCCTAGCTATAGTTATTCCGATGTCCTAAATAGTCTTTTACCCTCAACAATTAGAATATTGGAATCAGTTGAGGTTAAAGAAAGTTGGCATGCATGCTATTCAGCAAAATATAGACATTATAGATATGTCATTAATAACAGTAAATTACCAAATTTGTTCATCAATAATTGGTCATGGCATAGATACCAAAAAGTATTAGATGAGGTTTTAATGTTAAAGGCATCTAAGACAATGGAAGGAGAACATGATTTTTTTGCTTTTCAGAAAAGTGGAAGTAATAGGATAAATTCTATTACAAAAATAAAGAATATAGATATTAAAAGAGTGGAGGATTTAGTTTTAGTTGATATTAAAGCAACTGGTTTTCTTTATGGAATGGTCCGTTTAATTGTTGGTCAATTAGTGTTGGTTGGAGAAAAAAAAATTTCTCCAGAAATTTTTACAGATAGATGGGTAAACAAAAAGAAAAATGATGTTAAAGAATCTGCTCCAGCTAAGGGGTTATGTTTTGTAAATGCTGTTTATGAAGAAAATGTTTTTAAAAAGATTAATAATAATGATTTTTTTCCTGTATTTTTAATTAAGGGTTTTTCTTAA
- the rplM gene encoding 50S ribosomal protein L13, which yields MNKTITPSLETIERNWFLVDAKDKTLGRLATEIATVLRGKNKPTFTPHLDTGDFVIVVNAEKVEVTGKKSSQKLYRRHSGRPGGMKIEKFESLQQRIPERIIEQAVKGMLPHNSLGRQQFKKLKVYKGADHPHAAQNPVLLNS from the coding sequence ATGAATAAAACAATTACTCCATCTTTAGAGACAATCGAAAGAAATTGGTTTTTAGTTGACGCAAAAGATAAGACTCTTGGTAGACTTGCTACGGAAATTGCAACTGTCTTGAGAGGTAAGAATAAACCAACATTTACACCTCATCTAGATACTGGAGATTTTGTCATTGTAGTAAATGCCGAGAAAGTTGAGGTAACAGGTAAAAAATCATCACAAAAATTGTACAGGAGACATTCTGGAAGACCAGGAGGAATGAAAATTGAAAAATTTGAGTCTTTACAACAAAGAATTCCTGAAAGAATCATCGAGCAAGCTGTTAAGGGTATGCTGCCTCATAACTCTTTAGGAAGACAGCAATTTAAAAAACTAAAAGTTTATAAAGGTGCTGATCATCCTCATGCTGCTCAGAATCCTGTATTATTAAATAGTTAA